CACGCCTAGCTCTTCATTGTCTAGGGGGTTTCGACAACACAAGTGGTTGAGCTAATTGTTTCTTCAGCTCCTTAAATGCATATTCACATTCCTCTATCCACTCGAATTTTTTGTTGCCTCTAAGAATGTTGAAGAAGAGTAGACATTTGTTTGTAGACTTGGAAACAAATCTGCTTAGTGTAGCAATGCGTCCCGTTAGTCTTTGTACTTCCTTGATGGTTATGGGGAATTTTTTGTTCGTGTTTGTCTATTCTGTCGCCATTTCAATTTTCCTCTAGAAATCttagaaatatttatgtttTCCACAGACGACGCCAAAAGTTATTGGAGGAAATTAAACAACACCAAATAATGCGAGTATTCAAGCACGGTAAGAGCACTCACTAGCAGTTATGAGAGTATTCACTTAGAATAGCGAGTACTCAAAGTGTAAGCTACAAAATAGACAAATAAAAAGTAGAAATAcaagagaattatagtggttctgTCAAAGCTtagtctgcttagtccactttAGGCAATAGTTTAAACTTAGTTTATTTGATTTGGATCACCGTTTTATATAGAAAGCAAGTGTTCTTTAGAACTACATAACCTATCAGATCGGATCATTTTTACTATAAATGACAGACATAAATTATCTAGATAAACATTcaaagaataaattaagaaaaattttgtCGGTTCTTGACTTCATTGTGGCAACGTATGTGACTTGATAAGTCGCAAATTGTCCATTCATATTCCAAACACACGAGCTCGCAGGCTCTACGTTGTTGTACTCGGAGAATGGGCCTTTGGGCCTATTTCTTTGAATGTCTTTATTCACCCTTGATTGCATAGTCAGACATTCTATGTGTTGACAACTTGGAACATGAGAATCCCTAATGAGTCGTCAAACACATTAGTCATGTAGACCAAAACCTATGTAACGAAATGGTCTTTACTTATCGCAGTAGAGATATACTTGGTCATCGCATATAATTAGTATATGCACGATCAGTATTAACTTTTCTCAGTCCTGCTTATACGTTGACTATGCGGAGCATAGTATGCAACTAGACCCTATCTCGGTTGTATCTTCTTGCAAGTTCACATCATGCGAGGTGAACTGATCATTCTTTTTTTGATCTCACTAGTTGTTGTTTCCACactcttttttcttcaattaatTTCTCTTTTTGCTGTTAACAGTACTTTCTACGGTTAACAACACTTTCTGCAGTTAACAGTACTTTCTATGGTTAACAATACTTTCTACAGTTAATAGCAGAGGAGGGGAGATAAGCATACACTTGTGGAAAATCATATTTTACTGTGAAGAATGGATACACGTGGCAACTTTTCACAAGAATGTATTCCTATTTCTAGGCAAAAAATTTGCATTATCACACTCTCTTTCCTGGGTGGTGACTTGGCAAGCTTTGGGCTTTGACGTCTTGTAGGATTGTGTCTTCTCGAGCTCCACCTTGGACTGCGCCCTCTCAAACTTTTATGTCATGGGCTCCTAGACCGCAATCTAGGCACTAGAGATCTTTGTTTGTCTTTGCTCTTCTCTAGCTCTGCCATCGAGTTCTCTATTCTCTTTTGGGGTTTTGCCATGGTAAAGAACTCGACTAGTGCTTCAAGATGTTGCGCCTGTAATTCCTACCAGAAATCTGTTCTTGGTGGCACACCTGTAATAAGCATGCAGACAAGCAAATACTTGGGGGCCTTTTCCACTTTAGTTACTTCCGCATTAAAACGcttaaaataatcttgtaaaGTCTCACCTGTGTCTTGTTTTATGTTTTCCAAAGTCGTATATGGTAGTTTATACGTCATGGTTGCTTAGAAGTGGGTTAGAAACAAGTCCACAAATGTCTCCCACGTCGAGATGGAATGCTTTGGGTAACTAGCTGAACCAGTCGCGTACGTTAACCTCCAAGGTCGCAACAACGATACGATACTTAGCCAATTGGGGTACCTAGTCAACTTCCATAAGAGTGTTAAATTTAACAAGACAATAAATGGGATTGGTGGTACCTTTATACCTAAGCGACTTAGAGAGCCTGAAGCTCTTTAGGATCCTGGCTTGTTGCACTTCCTCAATGAAGGGCGACGTTCCATGCAGCTTATGGATGCACTTTCTCTGCTGCTCAATCATTCTTAGGGCTCGTAGAAGGTTCTCTTGATCAATCCCTCTTGGTAGTGTGGGATTATTGGCAGGTACAACTTGGTTTCCTATTGGTAGAATAGCCATTGCTCCTATGTACATGGGTACCACAACATCGTTGAGCACAGCTGGTGCAAGCGGCATGTTAACGTCAATTATTGTGTTGTTTACATTTGTAGGGGACTGTCCTTTGAGGGGCACACTTTAATCAACCAACAGGGGATCATAGGGTTTCTCCTCCATGTTCCAGTTCCTTGTAGTCTGGGAATGAGCGAGAAATGCTTTGTTTAGGCAGTCTTATAGATCACCTCTATGCATAAGGTATCTCCCTCCTAATCTTGTGAACATCAGTCCTAACCTGGCGTAAACACTACAGAAAGGTTGTTAGTCCTTGAAGAGGAGAAATTAGATTCTAGATTGTTTACGTCAATATGTGGTTGCGCATAACTATGTGGTTTGCATCGTTCAGGATGCTCCTCTTCACGTAGTCTTTCCACCCTCCGACTAGGTTGTCGATTTATGTTAGGAACAAAATGGCCTCTACAACGTTCAGGGTCACAAATAGGTTAATTCAAGTCGATCCCATCTGGGTTGTTCTCACCTGAGTGTTCCCTGAAATTACGAGTCACATTAGTACGTTCATTACGACACCTAGTATCATTAGTTACCAAATTATCAGTGCGACATTGGCTTGTGACTCATGGTGGATGTCGGGCTCAAATTTGATCTCTTCTGGTGATTTCTGCCTGTAATGCCTACATCTGCTCCTGCATAGTCATGTATTACATGATTGTTAGTTGGATGATGCCATCAGAGGCTAAGACAGGTGTTATTCTTGGAAACTATCCCACTGTAGCCGTTGATATTGAGGTTTCTCCAGCATGGCCTGAGAATTGAGGAAACAAGCTAAGGGGAGTCACGTTGGTATGCCCTACTTCTCCTATAATAGCATTAATGGTGGTCATTCCCCCTCCAAAAATTGGAACATTGATAGTGCCAATGTTGATAGCTTGGTGATTGTTGTTCGTGTTTGTCTGTTTTGTAGTCGTTTCAATTTTTCTCCagaaatcttaaaaaaatttacatttccCACAGACGACACCAAATATTTTTGGAGGAATTTAGACAACACTATATAATGCGAGTATTCAAGCAAAACAAGAACACTGACTAGCAGTTATGTGAGTATTCACCTAGAATAGCGAGTACTCAAAGTGTAAGCTACTATATAGACAAAAACGaaagcaaaaataaaaagaagacaaGAGAATTATATTGGTTCTACTTTAGGTAATAGTTTTAGCTTAGTTTATTTGCTTTGGATCACTCATTTATATAGAAAGTAAGTGTCCTTTAGGATTACATAACTGGTCAGATAATACTGTTTTTACaataaatgacaaaattaaATCAAGATAAACGTTTAAAGAATAAATGAAGAATATTTTGGTCGTTCTTGACTTTATTCCAGCAACGTATGTGACTTGATAAGTCGCAGCTTGTCCATTCATATTCCAAACACAGTTCGCGGGCTCTACGATGTTGTACTTGCAGGATGGGCCTTTGGGCCTATTTCTTTGAATGTTTGCGTTCACTTTTGATCACATAGTCAGACATTCTATGCGTTAACAATTTAGAACATGCACGACTCTGACGAGTCGTCGAACACATTAGTTATTTAGACCAAAATTTATGTAAAGAAATAATCTTTACTTATCGCACGAGAGATATACTTAGTCATCACATATAATCGCGCGACCAGTATTAACTTCTCTTGGTCCTGCTTATCTGTTTATTATGCGAAGCATAGTATACAACTAGACCCTGTCCTAGTCACATCTTCTCGCAAGTTCACATCATGCGAGGTGAACCGATCATTCTTTATCTGATCGTACTTGTTGTTGTGTCCACACTTCTTCTTTCTAAATTTAGTAACACTTTTTGTAGTTAACAACATTTTCTGTGATTAACAACACTTTTTGCAGTTAATAGCACAAGAATGGAGACAAGCATACATTTGCGAAAAATCATCTTTTCCTGTAAAGACTTGTTCTATGTGACAACTTTTCACGAGACTGTACTCGTATTTTTTAAGCGAAAAAATTTGCACTATAACACTCATATTGTGATACAAGCTTCTTAATTATGTGAGGTGGAGCttgttgtttcttttgatagCCAAGGAACAGAATAACAATAAtgagtaaataaaaaataaaaaataaaagttgatCAAACATTTAATGAAACAAAACAGATGTAAAAATGTCACTTCTTTCCTTTTCATCTCTTCATCAATCGGCTTACGAAGATCAATATAGAGAGAATCCTAGATGCATTGATTCTTAATTAAAAGCTTAAGATGCTTAGAGTATTATTGCAAGGCTTAGCTTGAAGCACAATATAACACTACTTATGTCTATCTTTCTTGTTGATCATCAATTTCAACTATCTTTTGCTATATATGATACATgagataatataatttttatagctATATAACAAGAGGAAAATATCTTTATACTACTTCtcttgaaaaaacaaaaaaagtagTCAAGGGACAAGGGCCTAGAGCCTAGAAGAACATCATTTTCTTCATAAAGTAGACCCTACAAGATCATTGGCCATGGAAGAACAGAATCTTATATTGCTTTATGCTATATGTAGGCcattaaattaaatttctacTTAAAAAAACATATCATATTTTCACttcaaaactaatataaatacCTATACCATCATGCATAGAGAGCCTCAACCaaactcatatatacatatGCCTTACTATGAGATCTTTTCATtgatcttttcttcttcatagtaGAGTTCttattatattttgtataataTTGTGGTGAGGATTGGATAATCTGCTTCCTGAGGTTTAGAAGATCATCATCACtttattctttataattttatataatatatatattgctgaGTCATCTAGTCCTTGGGATATGCAGATTGTCTCTTCCTTTCTGGTCGATATTTGGAAGAATGGATAGTATATTATGTTAGGATCGGGTAATCTGCATCCTGAGGTTTAGATCACAATTTTTTGTTGTGTAATTAGACCTTAGGTTGCAGATTACCTCATCCTTGCAACGTTTGTTTTTACTAAACAATAGCATAATTGCATGGTAAGTTAATTACTAatctattatttatattatataaatatatatatatgtgtgcatAAATTTCTAAGTTAACATGCTATGAGTATATGAGTATGAGTATGAGTGTGattgaaatttataaaaatatgtgtgtatatatattctatataagcTAACGCTATTgaaagtttttattattatttttaacttcATATATATAAGCcctcaaaaaattaataatatgcttttgtttttgaaatttgCACTACTAGTCTTAAAACTCATAATAGTAAACTTGTTCAGCTATATATAGTTGTTTTGCATATATTGGCAACATGCTTGTGTTAGCTCATTAATTAGTAaaagaatataaaataatttgtcCATATAGTTTATTTCTCGTTTTGTTTATGCAGATCTACacgaaaaacataaaaaaaataaaaataaaataaaaataaaactattataATTTATGAGAAAAATCTTTTGTTCTCattaattttctttctaatatATATAGGTGCACGAATGGGAAGTATTAAAAAAGTTTAAacttttatgtttaattaattttttttatttaacaaaaaaaattatttttacataaTATGAAATGGGTTGTTTATCGATTAAAAAAaagggttttttattttttttatttttatacttcatcaaaatagttttttttttttttttttttgtatttttacagaattctgcATAGAAACCTTTATTGCAACTAGTGCTGCAACTTAAGttgtaacaaaaaatcgtatagaaacccctattgcaactagcgctgtgACAACTTTAGAAACCAaatcgtaaatttgaaaaaaaaaaaaaaaaaaaaaaaaaagaagaagaagttaaaaaaacagtataagggataattttcctaaaaaaaaataatagaagaaaagtTTGTTGGCAAAAAATAAGTTTgtctttatttttcttatatatatattttaatagtgtaaaaaatatattattttttatgtagatAGAGAGGGCCTAGTAGAGGACACCCACACATAAGATACAAACCTATTGACCTCTTCTTCGGACCTCTCCTTTTGCAAACTGCaaggattttttttctttatgtaTCTAGCTATGCATAATAATTATGATCGCTTCTTGATAAAGTGGTGCAGTATTCATTATATAATGaccaaatataatatatatatatgatatatatttataatttgttcAAATAATTGGGTCATACCATTGGTGAATTGGCAGATGAGATTAACAATCCTACACTACTGAATTAAGTTAAGTTTAACACTAAAAAATAGGACATTAATTAAGAAGggatatgtatgtatatatcttAATTATTGTATTGGTTTTTTTGTGTGAAACTCCATGCCAATAGCTTGATCTTTTGTTTCATGGAAGTCCTTGCCATCCTTGAAGATAAGAAACTCCATCATCTCCACATGAAAGAAAATGAAACTTCCAGTCAAGTGAGTAATGCAAGATCCAAACTCTTTCCCAACCACACAGTTCCATGCTGGCCCATATGCTTCATCAACCTTCTGCTATttatcaatatataaatatcagaTCCATCCCATCATATATGACCATACAAAACTAATTCAAAagcttatatattataataaaaaaaattatatatgctcTCATAGTAATTAAACCAATGTATAATGAGGCTTCTTATGAGTTATGAGAATATAAAGAATTGTAGCACAAGACAGCCTGCTAGGCCTATCACATATATATTCACCAAGAGATAATCTAGTagctataacaaaaaaaaaaaaacaaattcctATATTCAACATCATGCTTATTTTCCCCTAAAAAATAATGAACCTCCTTAGTTTTCTTTAGAAATTGTGAATAATTTATACTATAATACTAGAATTTAGCCAAAGGATTATGTCAATATAATCTACGGTATCAATGGTTATTCCATCTGAATAGTGAAGaaaataatcatttaaatggGAAAAATGATTGGAGCGGAGAACAACTGCACCGCACATATGCAGGTATGTTGCGGGTACGGTATTAGGATACACCACCCCATATTCGcttcaatatatacatatatattgaatattttttattaattttatatttgatttttaatttattttttttatataactttaataaatttatggttattatttgatttttgtttttaatattttaatgtgtttaccgaatatttttgaataatgaatatctatatatatatacatagattTTCAGTTTGAAAAGCACTTCAAATGTTGcttaattcattaaaaaaaatgtcgcttaattgaattatattaaaattaaattaaattattataatttttttcaatactATTAATGATGGAGGGTAATTATGTTTTTTTCCAATAGTTTACTGACATGCCCGATTCTGAGTATAAGCAAGTTAGGCTTGTGTTTAGAGTCCATCCATCCCTTTTAAAAAGACACACtttttactgattttgaaaatagatatttttttttctaaataagggccTATTTTTTTTCCTATGACCCACTCGGTCCTGTTTACAGGTTAATATACCCACACCATTACCTATGGTCATTGGGGCGGGTATAGTTATATAATTAATCTACGGGGATGGGGATGGTAATTTAGAAACTGCCCTAGATATTCACCATTGTCATTCCTAAGCTAAAATGATAATATCacatatttagtttttgggataattgcggcaaaagtTCTCAAAAATTTAAGGTTGATGCAGATTAGTCTCTAACCGAAAAAATTGGTGGTAATAATCCCCAAGGTGACATTTTTGTAAGCCTCCATTTTCTAGCTAATCTGTTAAGCTCAAATAAAGTGTCAcgtgtcaattttttattagtccaaaaaataatttaaaattaaaaaatttaaaataaaataaaataaatataatttaaaatcagaaattaattttattttattttatttttattatatattttcttttctttgtttttttttatattttttcttgttcaTCGTTTTCATCAACCCAGTCAACCACGAGAGATCAATCAAAGCACCACCACGATTCGTGGCCTCCATTTTGGCCTGCGGTGACCGGAGCACCACCACTATCGTGCACATTCGACAAGAAGAAAAGGAGAAAGACAGACAGGCAAGGAGCTCAAGGGTGTGGAAGGTCGGGGTTTGGGTTTCGATTTTTCTGGGTTCATTTTGAGCTTAAAGGATCGAGAATGGCCGGTGTCAGGCTTCCACTCTCTCAGTCTAGGCGAACGACCAGGCAGACGGGCGAGATTTTTAGATGCCCAAACAAATTGGTAGACCTCATCTTCTTAgcattctcttcttctttttctttgatCTCATAAcctttatttagttttttttttttttgtttgtgctTTTCACTGTTAATGGCAAATTTGGTTGTTCGAGTAACGTTGTCGAGGTATGATGTTCGCTTTTGGATGATGCAACATTCGACGGGGATGGGGTGAGGTTCGACGGTGTTTTCTCTCTCCCTGCACCAAGTCCTCACCATGGAGCTTCAGCTCCAGTGACATTTTCTCCAATAaagatctctctctctctctcacacacactcTATTTTGTTTCATTTTTTGTTATGCCTTGAAATTTCACACTTGTTCATCTTCGGCATTAGTCGTCCACGACCGCACAACCACCTCATTGGTGGTCCTCGTCAGTGGTCCTTGACAACATTGGGCTAGAGTGGGGGTGGCTAGGGCTGGCTGGGGTCGACTGGGAATGCTGGCAGTCAGGATGTGATTGGGGTCGTGGTAGTGGTGCTCCAGTTTGAACTTCGTGGCTGGTTGAAGAAGATgaacaagaaaaagaaaaaaatatatataataaaataaaatataatatatttatagttttaaaatatattttttaggatttttattttattttaaatttttttaattaaaattattatttggaccAATAAAAAATTGACATGAGGTATTTTATTTGGGTTTAACGAATCAGTTAAAAAAGGGACCAATAGGCTTACAGAAAATGTCACCTTGAGGACTATTaccgccaatttttgaggttggAGACTAATCTGCATCAACCCTAAGTTTTTGAAGACTTTTGCGGCAATTATCCCttaattttttaatgtttttgaatTATCATAAACTTATTTATACCACTGGtccttaaattatataaattttggtAAGTTGGCTCccaaactcttttttttttttttttttttttttgcaaattgATCTCCCTAAATAAGTTTTGCAAGTTAATTAGTCCCCAAAGGTCCCAACTTTTATATTCTTGGCAACATTATGTCCCCACTCTAAATAAtggtattttttgttgttttttatttgtataaattttaaatatttttatttaaatatatattgtcaatttttttaaaaaaatatatatatatatatttatactatttttttttataaacttgctgtaataagaaaaaaaaaattaaaaaaaaaatcctaaatatattttctatatataaactatacttaactaaattatatttaaaaatttgtttttaGCTTATGCTCAGTGGCGCTCACTAGcgtaaaattaaaattgaaataattaataaatgtaatatattagatgtaaaaaaaaatattaaaattataatactactattcattaataaataataaaatataaataatttttacaaaaataaaaaataaataatatttgtgATGACTTAAATATaagaatttataatatataagagctaatatatataataaaaaataaaaagataaaaacaaGTGAGGGGACCTAGTGTCCCCTCTAGACATAATATGGGTCCGTTAGTGCTCATactcttttttattaataaaaaaaaatatacatatgaataaattatatttttgaaatattttgtttaaaaaatatttgtatatataaatacttgagaaaaatacattaatatacAATACCTTTTACaaaagtattaaattaaaaataaattataactcaaaaaaaataacaaagtatgtaaaatatataagtgaaaattaacaaaaatatcattATTTAAGACTAGGGAATTAATGTtgccaaaaaataaaagtttaaggactcaattttccaaaaatataaaGTCCAAGGACTACTTGccaaaatttatatgtatattttgggaatcaatttactaaaaaataaaatttggagACTATAATATGCTATAATCTATATAATTTATGGACCTATAATACAAATTAATCAGTTAGTTAGGTTATGagtacattttttattattatattttgaaaaggaACTATAGTTAT
This region of Cannabis sativa cultivar Pink pepper isolate KNU-18-1 chromosome 7, ASM2916894v1, whole genome shotgun sequence genomic DNA includes:
- the LOC115697003 gene encoding uncharacterized protein LOC115697003 isoform X1, whose product is MLEGKAVVRETDMTEAMQSHVMELAYKALDLHEVSDCQSIANYIKQQKVDEAYGPAWNCVVGKEFGSCITHLTGSFIFFHVEMMEFLIFKDGKDFHETKDQAIGMEFHTKKPIQ
- the LOC115697003 gene encoding uncharacterized protein LOC115697003 isoform X2, whose protein sequence is MLEGKAVVRETDMTEAMQSHVMELAYKALDLHEVSDCQSIANYIKQKVDEAYGPAWNCVVGKEFGSCITHLTGSFIFFHVEMMEFLIFKDGKDFHETKDQAIGMEFHTKKPIQ